In Thioalkalivibrio paradoxus ARh 1, the following are encoded in one genomic region:
- a CDS encoding PA2779 family protein, with the protein MTNAVNRYSRLLVLGCTLLLTLLPATPALSGMLGTDALIATASAEPARAALLQRLDAQEVGAALERLGVDRADAEARIARLTDAEVAELHARLDALPAGAGALETVLIVLLVFVITDALGITDIFTFVRPAR; encoded by the coding sequence ATGACGAACGCAGTAAATCGGTACTCGCGGCTGCTGGTCCTGGGCTGCACCCTGCTGCTGACCTTGCTTCCCGCTACCCCGGCGCTGTCCGGAATGCTGGGCACCGATGCACTCATCGCGACCGCCAGTGCGGAGCCGGCCCGGGCAGCGCTATTGCAGAGACTCGACGCCCAGGAAGTCGGGGCGGCACTCGAGCGCCTGGGCGTGGACCGCGCCGACGCCGAGGCCCGAATCGCGCGGCTGACGGACGCCGAGGTCGCCGAGCTCCACGCGCGGCTCGACGCGCTCCCAGCTGGGGCGGGAGCGCTCGAGACGGTACTGATCGTGCTCCTGGTCTTCGTGATCACCGACGCGCTCGGCATCACCGATATCTTCACCTTCGTGCGCCCGGCCCGCTGA
- a CDS encoding PA2778 family cysteine peptidase, whose amino-acid sequence MVPVWLLFAALVAGCASAPQSARIQQEARADLPARAELTTTPFFPQREYQCGPAALATVLAVQDIDVLPDDLISEVYVPERQGSLQAEMRAAARARGLVAYRLRPELDDLLAEVAAGQPVVVFQNLGLGFAPRWHYAVVVGYDLDAGQIVLRSGTIERHLNSLPRFERTWARGGHWAFVAVPPDRPPASAEPLQWLRAVNELEQTGLLEAARTGYETAVRHWPWQPIGYIGLANTRFAAGDFPEAEDALHALLQTQPERHEAWNNLAHVLVARECGPLAREAAACASRLAPQPGIYQRTVHMAADATASATECRPLPPCPADAGAAAGEVRR is encoded by the coding sequence GTGGTGCCGGTCTGGCTGCTGTTCGCGGCACTCGTCGCGGGATGTGCCAGCGCACCGCAGAGCGCGCGCATCCAGCAGGAGGCGCGCGCCGACCTGCCGGCGCGCGCGGAGCTGACCACCACCCCGTTCTTTCCCCAGCGGGAGTATCAGTGCGGGCCAGCCGCACTGGCGACGGTACTGGCGGTACAGGACATCGACGTTCTGCCGGACGATCTGATCTCCGAGGTCTACGTGCCCGAGCGCCAGGGCAGCCTGCAGGCCGAAATGCGCGCGGCTGCGAGGGCCCGCGGCCTGGTCGCCTACCGACTGCGGCCCGAACTCGACGACCTGCTCGCCGAAGTGGCGGCGGGGCAACCCGTGGTGGTGTTCCAGAATCTCGGCCTCGGTTTCGCACCGCGGTGGCATTATGCGGTGGTCGTCGGATACGACCTCGACGCCGGGCAGATCGTGCTGCGTAGCGGCACCATCGAACGTCATCTGAATTCGCTGCCGCGTTTCGAACGGACCTGGGCCCGAGGCGGCCACTGGGCGTTCGTCGCCGTGCCCCCGGATCGGCCACCTGCTAGCGCCGAGCCGCTGCAATGGCTGCGCGCGGTGAACGAACTCGAGCAAACCGGCCTGCTGGAGGCCGCCCGCACCGGCTACGAAACCGCGGTCCGCCACTGGCCCTGGCAGCCGATCGGCTATATCGGCCTTGCGAACACGCGGTTTGCCGCCGGCGACTTCCCGGAAGCCGAGGACGCGCTGCACGCGTTGCTGCAAACGCAGCCCGAACGTCATGAGGCCTGGAACAACCTGGCGCATGTGCTCGTTGCACGCGAGTGCGGCCCGCTCGCCCGCGAGGCGGCCGCCTGCGCCAGCCGGCTGGCACCGCAGCCCGGGATCTACCAGCGCACCGTGCACATGGCCGCGGATGCCACTGCATCCGCGACCGAATGCCGGCCGCTGCCACCGTGCCCCGCCGACGCGGGAGCCGCGGCGGGTGAGGTCCGTCGCTGA
- the coaD gene encoding pantetheine-phosphate adenylyltransferase produces MNLTAIYPGTFDPITHGHTDIVRRASRLFGRIVVAVAESPAKHPELPLETRVDLARSALTGLGNVEVQGFDMLLARFAREQKADVILRGLRAVSDFEHEFQLAAMNRQLNPAVETMFLTPSEEYSFVSSSLVREIARLGGDVSNFVSPAVDRALAERYSAA; encoded by the coding sequence ATGAATCTGACCGCGATCTATCCCGGAACTTTCGATCCGATCACGCACGGCCATACCGACATTGTGCGGCGGGCATCGCGCCTGTTCGGGCGCATTGTCGTGGCGGTGGCGGAGAGCCCGGCGAAGCATCCCGAACTGCCCCTGGAGACTCGGGTCGATCTCGCGCGGAGCGCGCTGACGGGTCTCGGAAACGTCGAAGTGCAGGGGTTCGACATGCTGCTCGCCCGCTTCGCGCGGGAGCAGAAGGCCGACGTGATACTGCGCGGACTGCGGGCGGTTTCGGACTTCGAGCACGAATTCCAGCTCGCGGCGATGAACCGGCAGCTGAACCCGGCGGTCGAGACGATGTTCCTGACGCCCTCCGAGGAGTACAGCTTCGTGTCCTCCAGTCTGGTGCGGGAAATCGCCCGCCTGGGGGGAGACGTCTCAAACTTTGTCAGCCCGGCGGTCGACCGGGCCCTCGCCGAGCGTTATTCCGCCGCCTGA
- a CDS encoding YfhL family 4Fe-4S dicluster ferredoxin codes for MALMITDECINCDVCEPECPNGAISAGDEIYVIDPDLCTECVGHYDEPQCQQVCPVDCIPLDPERRESRDELMAKYERLSAT; via the coding sequence ATGGCCCTGATGATTACCGACGAGTGCATCAATTGCGATGTCTGTGAACCCGAATGTCCGAACGGCGCCATCTCGGCCGGAGACGAGATCTACGTGATCGACCCCGACCTGTGCACCGAATGCGTGGGCCACTACGACGAGCCCCAGTGCCAGCAGGTCTGCCCCGTGGACTGCATCCCGCTGGATCCGGAGCGCCGGGAATCCCGTGACGAGCTGATGGCGAAATACGAGCGCCTGAGCGCCACCTGA